The genomic DNA TGTTATTCTGTCCTCTTCTACCCCATCTTATTGCTACTGTGTCTCCCAGTCATCTTCACTCTCTATTCCTATAGAGAAATCAGAGCTGTAACTCGATCACCTAGCCCCCTCCGAAGATAGTGGTGTGGATGCATGATATTCTCAGAATATAGAGGATCCTGATGAGCCCAGATAgtgtcctccccaccctccaatgCATTTGGGGCAAAGGCAGCCATTCTTCTTGCTATCCTCCATACCCCTTGAGgcttctacattttaaaaaaatataaagatggaTACCAGCAACTGCCTGTGGGGATGCAAAGATTCTTTGCTCTGTATCTGGCTGGACTGATCTGTCTCAAGAAGTCATGAGATCGTAAAGAAGAATTCCTGCCCTGGTTgatgtggctccgttggttgatgcgtcatcccatacaccacaaggttgtgggtttgattcccagtgagggtacatacccaggttgtgggttcgatccctggtcaggatgcatatggaaggcaacagatcatagtttctttctccctttccctttctctaaaataaaagaataaaagtaaaaacaacaaaaaaatcccccttctccctccatcttTGGCTCCAAAGGAAGTAACAAGAGGAGTCCCAGTTAAGGATTGGGACTTAACGATACCTTCCTGCCCAGAGCCTACCGTTCCCCTGGTGAATGCAATAAGACTCCATGACACCAGCAACTGTTGTTCTTTAGGAATGGGTTTTCTGACCATGTAGCTGATGTATCATGAGCAGTATGGTCTTCCATTTGTTGCTTctgattttcatcttttttattaacTAATACAAAAGATCTTGTGTATTTACTCCCATGGCTGTCACTATATAGAAATTAAATTATGGAATCTAAATCCCTTCACAGAaatgcctctttttttcttttttccttttctgaagaAGCCTGTGCTGAGGATTGCAGGGACCAGATGACGAATTCTGATCTTTAAGGTGTTGGGCCCCTAAGTAAGGATGTAGGTTTCTACTTAGATGGCTGTGAACTTAAAAGGTTGTGAGGattgtggccctggccgggtagttcagttggttagagcatcgtcccagtACACCAAGATTGCAGattcgatcctggtcagggcacatacaagaatcaactaataatgcataaataagtggaacaacaaatccatgtttctctcttcctctaaaaatcaataaacaagtttTTTAAGTTGTATTGTGCATTCTCCAGCTTTATGGAAGTTAAACTATAGGAGCTAGGAAGAACTGAGAGGTGACCCGGGTGCCCCCGGATTCTGGGCTTGGTCACCCCCTATCTCTGTCAAGGTGCCTCTCAGCCCAGGAGCTAAAAGAAGGAACTCCGTTTTCCCCCAGGCTTcttgggaaagatgtcctctgcctGGAGGGCAGAAACAGTACAGCAGGGTCCTGGGAAAGTGAAGAAAGTGACCAACCCTCCGCCCAGAAGGGGCGtgaagggagggggtggtggaCGGAGCCGTAGCCAGGCCGGGAGGCCGCACCTCCGGGGAGGAGGTCTGGCCGGTGGGAAAGCCTGGCCCGATGCGGCCCCAGGGAAGCAGCTGGAGTTGGACCGGGCGGAGATGGCTCTGATGTGGGAACCAAACAGcagagctttcttttcctttgagaGTTTTTAACTATTTGAACCATAGActtgagccccccacccccaccccaatgcgTTTTAACAAACGTGATGGCTTCCCGTTCTGCACCAGCCTCAGTGTCTCCGGAGAGAACCCTCAGGGGCACCGACCCCGCCTGGCAGGGGGCCCGGCGGCGACCTAGGAAAGGCCGGGACGAGGGGTGGCGAGCAGTTATCCGGGGTTTACGGTTATTTCAGCTCCAGCGCTGTGCTCGTCACGGTGACTCCTCCTCAAAGGCCCTCCGGCGTAGGGCCCCAACCTGCCGGCTCCCCGACCCCTAGACCCGCACCCCTCGCCCACCTGCCACGGCCCGCACCCCGGCGGCCGCAGGGGCGGAaggagggggcggcgggcgggggcggctcCGGGGGATGTAACCTCCGACCCCCGCTCCGCCACGCCGCTCCCCCCCCAGCCCGGGACGGAGCCTCCATTTTTGTTTTGGGGGCGAAGGGCAGGGGCTCGAGGGAGGCGGGGGTCAGAGGAGACGGTGACGGCCGCCGGGGAGGGGTGCCGTCCCCGCCCTTCCCCTCGGCTCGCACCCCTGCACAGCCCCCTCCACCTTCGCGGTGCCCCCCCTTGTTGCTAAGGCCCAGGCCGTCATCCCAGCAACAGCCTCAGTCATGTGACCGGCAATGGCGGCGCTGACGGGAGGTAGGTGAGCCCGGCGCCCCCACACCCACCGCGCGCCCCCCGGGCCCCGCTCGCCCCCCGCGCGCTCTCCCGCGGCCCCTGcgccccctcctccgcctcctgCCCCGCGCGCGGCGCCGGGGACCCCCTCACGCCCGGAGTTCCTCCTTCTGTCATCCTCCAGCCTTGGCCTCCATTTGGGGGTTCTGGGGGCCGCGGTCGGGCAGACGAGCACCCACACCCACTGGAGGGGCTCCGCGAGCGGGGACGCGGGGAGCTGGTTCCGGGTCGCGTCTGGCGGGAGGtcgcgggggagggggcgcagcCTCCGGGGCGCCCCCGGGGACCTGTCCTTCGCGGCGCCCCGCCCCCAGTGCGGGCCGCAGGGAGGGACCGGCCGCCCGGCCCGGGCTGCCCCGGAGGCACCGGGACCCGCGCTGCCGGCGGCCCCGCCTCCCTGTCCTGTGCCAGCAGGACTTGGAGCCAGATCGCCTAGGTCCTGGGTTCCCTccgattggggggagggggggggcgcgcgCCTGGGTAGACAGCGTGAACTGAGGGAGCTGTTCCCTTCTGGCCTTGGAGGAACTAGGATGGTGGCACAGATGGAGAGCTGCTCCCCTTGGGACCAGTCAAGGAATTGAGGTCACACCAGTGGCCCCTCTTTCTGTTTGAGCTGCATTGGGAGGTGGTGTAGGGACAGCTCTGAAGCTGAGCATGGCAAGACTGGGGGGCACATCACACTCCTCCAGTGGAGCCCctgcgtgcccccccccccccccatacagaCCAGTGGCTGGCAGACTTGCACTTGGCGTGCTGGTTTAAAAGGCGATAGTGGGAACTTGATTGCAGGGGCTGCTGCCACTTAGTTGCATTCCCGACAGATTCCTGTAGAAGACACTGGGGTGGCTCTCAAGGAAGGCTCCCCAGCAAGGGGGGCTGGATTGCTTGGAAATGTGGAGCCAGCGGGGAGATGGGGAACATAGGGAATACTCTCATCCATGTGATCTGAGGGAGGTGGCAAGGAAAACCTCCATCTGTGTGGGCTTTCCCCTCCTgacttctcttttctgttccctgGGCTTTCTTGagagcctcagagctggggaagaaaaaaggaaagttaGCATGTTAAAATTCCTTCTCAGCAActtggggagaggctggggatggAAGTccacagagaaggagaggaaatagaggagtttttcttttgtttctgggCTGACTTGAGGAAGATGGTAACATTTGTCATCATAACCTTttactctccccctcctccccagtcctGGTCAGCTGAGTGTGGAAATAGAGGGATTCCTGCCGCTATTGTGGTCCATGGGCTTTCAAGGTATCTGCCTCCCAAGGGAACCTCAACTTTCACCTTTAAATTGGTTTCCTCCATTCTATGTGCCAAGCAATCCCATTCCCAGTAGTTTACATCCAGGTTCCCATCTTTGTTATGTGGGTTGTTGGGTTGGGCATGTGGGAATGGGGCAAGGGGCTTCTCactttccctcctcttcctgtcCACCCACCAGGTCACACCGCCTACAAGTAGGgagcagggacagagaaagagccTGCATGCCATTTCTAAGGTCTTCAGGATCAAAGTGAGCAAAAAGGAGGGTCaaaattctctctcccttttacaAAAGCCAGTTTTCACTCAGAGTGGGGAGGGGCAGATTGTTTCTATGATCTTGGGAGGAGTGGAAAGAGAACCAAGACTGATGCTTGGTTTAGATGAGAATAATAATGTTATAGAAACTTTCTTGCTCTTCAGTGGGTGCTGGGGATTTGAAAGAGAAGAGGAGATAGAAAATGAACTTGGGGGAGGAGTTAGTTGGGTGTTGGGCTTTGAGAAAGCAGAGATAATACAAGGTTGGATAGGACCCTGAAGTAGGAGGCACTGATGTTTGTCAAAtgggggaccccccaccctgagtccCTTTCACCCTGGGGGCAGTGTCGTTCGTCCTCTCCAGAATGGCAGCCTGTGGAGGCACCTGCAAGACCAAAGTCACGGTCTCCAAGCCTGTGTGGGACTTCTTGAGCAAGGAGACGCCAGCCCGGCTGGCCCGGCTTCGGGAAGAGCATCGTGTGTCCATCCTCATAGATGGCGAGACTTCTGACATCTATGTTCTCCAGCTTTCCCCACAGGGcccttcccccgcccctcccaatGGGCTCTACCTGGCCAGGAAGGCTCTTAAGGGGCTGCtaaaagaggcagagaaagagctGAAGAAAGCTCAGAGGCAGGGGGAGCTTATGGGCTGCCTGGCTTTGGGCGGTGGTGGGGAACATCCTGAGCTGCACCGCCCGGGCCCCCCCCCTCTCCGAGCAGCCCCACTCTTGCCCCCAGGGGCACGggggcttcctcctcctcctcctcccctgccccctcctcttcctcctcgccTTCGGGAGGAAGCAGAAGAGCAGGAGAGTACCTGTCCCATCTGTCTGGGGGAGATCCAGAACGCCAAGACATTGGAGAAGTGTCGGCACTCTTTCTGTGAAGGCTGCATCACCCGGGCCCTGCAGGTGAAAAAGGCCTGCCCCATGTGTGGCCGCTTCTATGGGCAGCTGGTAGGCAACCAGCCCCAGAATGGACGGATGCTGGTCTCTAAGGATGCCACACTCCTACTGCCCAGTTATGAGAAGTATGGCACCATCGTCATCCAGTATGTCTTCCCGCCCGGTGTCCAGGGGGTAAGGAGACTACCACCTGCCTTTACCCtttgtttccctccctcccccagctccttctCTGATCTAGGAAAGCTAGGCGAGGGTGAGTGTGTTTTGAAATGTGATACAGTTTTGCTGTTTCCACTGTATGCCTTTTGCTATATGCCTTCCCACTCAATGCCCTGGAGCTAGGAGGTCCCATGAGGCCCAGCTTTTCCATCCCCACAACCCCATGGCACACATGAAAATCAGGTATCAGAGAAAGGAATTAAATACCATTTCCAATTCTGTAAAGATGATGGTTCAGGTGCAGGCAGGCACAGCAGGAAGGGATCTAACCTTCTTCCCGGAGCTGGGAGTGTTACTCCATTCCAGACTTATGGGAGAGGAAAACCTTGATGACCGTAGGTTAAAATAGGAGTGGTCAAGAGCCTACAGGTGACTTCCTGCTTGACAAAGAGTAATTTCCAGTTCTGCTTTGCAGAGGGATGAGGAAGCTCTGAAGAAGAATAGAAAAATGGAATAGGTTAGATAGTGGAAAAAGCATTGGGAGTGTTTTCAGCTAGGGAAGGGAAGGCTGAAAGATAAATTAGCCTGTCTTCACATTTCTGCTGAGTTATCCAGAGAGTAAGGACCAGCTACCTTCCATCGCTTCTGGTACTCCATTTGTTGTTGAATTGAGACCTGAAGGATTGAGACCAGGAGAAAGAGCCTCTTAACAATAAGGGCTTTGTCCAGGAATAggctcctgctgcccagcccctagagcagtgatggcgaacccatgacacgtgcgtcaggtgacacgcaaactcattgttttggttgatttttctttgttaaatggcattcaaatatataaaataaatatcaaaaatataagtctttgttttactatggttgcaaatatcaaaaaatttctctatgtgacacggcaccagagttaagttagggtttttcaaaatgctgacacgccgagctcaaaaggttcgccatcactgccctagagtctcTCCTTGCCTGAAAGGCTGTCAGCCTGTCGCTGCCCTGTCACCCTTAGCTGGGTGTGCACAGACAAAAGGCTGGCCAGGATGAACCTCCATTGGAGTCATGGTCTTAAGATGTCCAGCTACTCACTGCCCACTttgctcccccctcctcc from Myotis daubentonii chromosome 2, mMyoDau2.1, whole genome shotgun sequence includes the following:
- the DTX3 gene encoding probable E3 ubiquitin-protein ligase DTX3 isoform X3, producing MPFLRSSGSKMAACGGTCKTKVTVSKPVWDFLSKETPARLARLREEHRVSILIDGETSDIYVLQLSPQGPSPAPPNGLYLARKALKGLLKEAEKELKKAQRQGELMGCLALGGGGEHPELHRPGPPPLRAAPLLPPGARGLPPPPPPLPPPLPPRLREEAEEQESTCPICLGEIQNAKTLEKCRHSFCEGCITRALQVKKACPMCGRFYGQLVGNQPQNGRMLVSKDATLLLPSYEKYGTIVIQYVFPPGVQGAEHPNPGVRYPGTTRVAYLPDCPEGNKVLTLFRKAFDQRLTFTIGTSMTTGRPNVITWNDIHHKTSCTGGPQLFGYPDPTYLTRVQEELRAKGITDD
- the DTX3 gene encoding probable E3 ubiquitin-protein ligase DTX3 isoform X1, which produces MPFLRSSGSKMAACGGTCKTKVTVSKPVWDFLSKETPARLARLREEHRVSILIDGETSDIYVLQLSPQGPSPAPPNGLYLARKALKGLLKEAEKELKKAQRQGELMGCLALGGGGEHPELHRPGPPPLRAAPLLPPGARGLPPPPPPLPPPLPPRLREEAEEQESTCPICLGEIQNAKTLEKCRHSFCEGCITRALQVKKACPMCGRFYGQLVGNQPQNGRMLVSKDATLLLPSYEKYGTIVIQYVFPPGVQGAEHPNPGVRYPGTTRVAYLPDCPEGNKVLTLFRKAFDQRLTFTIGTSMTTGRPNVITWNDIHHKTSCTGGPQLWDTSSFPFTGLLPFVCFHRESNSLPLGAS
- the DTX3 gene encoding probable E3 ubiquitin-protein ligase DTX3 isoform X4, which codes for MSFVLSRMAACGGTCKTKVTVSKPVWDFLSKETPARLARLREEHRVSILIDGETSDIYVLQLSPQGPSPAPPNGLYLARKALKGLLKEAEKELKKAQRQGELMGCLALGGGGEHPELHRPGPPPLRAAPLLPPGARGLPPPPPPLPPPLPPRLREEAEEQESTCPICLGEIQNAKTLEKCRHSFCEGCITRALQVKKACPMCGRFYGQLVGNQPQNGRMLVSKDATLLLPSYEKYGTIVIQYVFPPGVQGAEHPNPGVRYPGTTRVAYLPDCPEGNKVLTLFRKAFDQRLTFTIGTSMTTGRPNVITWNDIHHKTSCTGGPQLFGYPDPTYLTRVQEELRAKGITDD
- the DTX3 gene encoding probable E3 ubiquitin-protein ligase DTX3 isoform X2: MSFVLSRMAACGGTCKTKVTVSKPVWDFLSKETPARLARLREEHRVSILIDGETSDIYVLQLSPQGPSPAPPNGLYLARKALKGLLKEAEKELKKAQRQGELMGCLALGGGGEHPELHRPGPPPLRAAPLLPPGARGLPPPPPPLPPPLPPRLREEAEEQESTCPICLGEIQNAKTLEKCRHSFCEGCITRALQVKKACPMCGRFYGQLVGNQPQNGRMLVSKDATLLLPSYEKYGTIVIQYVFPPGVQGAEHPNPGVRYPGTTRVAYLPDCPEGNKVLTLFRKAFDQRLTFTIGTSMTTGRPNVITWNDIHHKTSCTGGPQLWDTSSFPFTGLLPFVCFHRESNSLPLGAS